A window of Nicotiana tabacum cultivar K326 chromosome 24, ASM71507v2, whole genome shotgun sequence contains these coding sequences:
- the LOC142178202 gene encoding uncharacterized protein LOC142178202 gives MGKYLGDYKQEFARIYDYADMLRSTNPDSTIVVKTSKVTIRGWLKGCRNVIGFDGAFLKGVCKGELLSCIGKDGNNQMYLVSWTMIEKDTKNTWSWFFRRLMHDLQLTESQGEGLTIISDMQKGLVQSVAELMPNAEHRMCARHIWSNWKQKWKGEERRKKFWACAKASFEAYLKAKIDELAELGDSKTIEDLLRYPKQCWCRSFFKDWRKCDSVKNNMRETFNSWILFARHKSIIIMLEEIRVKVM, from the exons ATGGGTAAGTATCTGGGTGATTACAAGCAGGAGTTTGCTAGAATATATGATTATGCTGACATGTTGAGGTCTACAAATCCTGACAGCACTATTGTTGTGAAGACTTCAAAGGTGACAATACGAG GTTGGTTGAAAGGATGTAGAAATGTTATTGGCTTTGATGGAGCATTTTTGAAGGGTGTGTGTAAAGGTGAGCTACTATCATGTATTGGTAAAGATGGTAACAACCAAATGTACCTTGTTTCCTGGACAATGATTGAAAAGGACACAAAGAACACATGGTCATGGTTTTTTAGGCGCTTGATGCATGATTTACAGCTCACAGAATCCCAAGGTGAAGGGTTGACTATCATTTCTGATATgcagaag GGACTTGTTCAATCTGTGGCTGAGTTGATGCCAAATGCTGAGCACAGAATGTGTGCAAGACACATATGGAGCAACTGGAAACAAAAGTGGAAAGGTGAGGAAAGAAGGAAGAAGTTCTGGGCCTGTGCAAAGGCTTCATTTGAAGCATATCTGAAGGCTAAGATAGATGAGTTAGCAGAATTGGGTGACAGTAAGACCATTGAGGATTTACTGAGATACCCCAAACAATGTTGGTGTAGATCATTCTTTAAAGATTGGAGGAAATGTGATTCTGTGAAGAACAACATGCGTGAGACTTTTAACAGCTGGATCCTGTTTGCTAGGCATAAGTCTATCATAATCATGTTAGAAGAGATTAGAGTGAAGGTGATGTAG